In Micromonospora sp. NBC_01813, the following are encoded in one genomic region:
- a CDS encoding DUF2264 domain-containing protein, which yields MSTDDRRLSSYTGYTRAHWAATADRMLLALRPYASADHARIDLPGPASAYGPDSDSLEAFARSFLLAAIRLRGDAGADPQGLADWYAAGLRAGTDPSSPTAWPRPDQLDQAKVEACSMALGLHLSRPWLWDRLDDGDRARIVDWLATVVGQRYPPINWVWFQIVVETFLRSVGGPWSAQDIESGLAVHESLYRADGWYSDGPERAYDHYGGWALHVYPLLWADQAGDQCPDDLRQAWRSRLSVFLDDAVRLIGTDGSPLMQGRSLSYRFAAAAPLWMGAITGATTVAPGELRRAASAMLRHFHEHGAPDRRGLLTLGWHREWPAMAQSYSGPGSPYWAAKGMLGLALPADHPVWTSTEQPLPVERADLLAALPVPGWLVAGTRDDGVIRVVNHGTDHSTPGDERADSPLYARLGYSTVTMPPLTGETVGDPSDNSITLVDGSGRRSHRNGFQAVDCRVVDGVGWAVSQAATHWVDTDDDTGPDHGSGRAGPVRRGPAVTMAALVRGPVEVRLARIDSTEGLDAATVLEFSGWPVAADAPPVVRTSTYPPTATVADGRSTTRLIGLAGFVIAQVRREHATSPLGDEVAVPVLRTATPPTVGQVYVAVVILAGAQADTTGPLPAVTVTADGGQHPVTVRWPDGHISTVLLPAAPG from the coding sequence ATGAGCACCGATGACCGGCGGCTGTCGTCGTACACCGGCTACACCCGGGCGCACTGGGCGGCCACCGCCGACCGGATGCTGCTCGCGCTGCGCCCGTACGCCTCCGCCGACCACGCCCGGATCGACCTGCCTGGCCCGGCCAGCGCGTACGGCCCGGACAGCGACTCGCTGGAGGCGTTCGCCCGGTCGTTCCTGCTGGCTGCGATCCGGCTGCGGGGCGACGCCGGCGCCGACCCGCAGGGCCTGGCCGACTGGTACGCCGCCGGGCTGCGCGCCGGCACCGACCCGTCGTCGCCGACCGCCTGGCCCCGCCCCGACCAGTTGGACCAGGCGAAGGTCGAAGCCTGCTCGATGGCCCTGGGCCTGCACCTGAGCCGCCCGTGGCTGTGGGACCGGCTCGACGACGGCGACCGGGCGCGAATCGTCGACTGGCTGGCCACCGTCGTCGGGCAGCGGTATCCACCGATCAACTGGGTGTGGTTCCAGATCGTGGTGGAGACGTTCCTGCGCTCGGTCGGCGGCCCCTGGTCGGCGCAGGACATCGAGTCGGGGCTGGCGGTGCACGAGTCGCTGTACCGGGCCGACGGCTGGTACTCCGACGGCCCGGAACGGGCGTACGACCACTACGGCGGCTGGGCGTTGCACGTCTACCCGCTGCTCTGGGCCGACCAGGCCGGCGACCAGTGCCCCGACGACCTGCGCCAGGCGTGGCGGTCCCGGCTGTCGGTGTTCCTCGACGACGCGGTCCGGCTGATCGGCACCGACGGATCGCCGCTGATGCAGGGCCGCAGCCTCAGCTACCGGTTCGCCGCCGCCGCGCCACTGTGGATGGGTGCGATCACCGGAGCGACCACGGTCGCGCCGGGGGAGCTGCGGCGGGCGGCCAGCGCAATGCTGCGGCACTTCCACGAGCACGGGGCGCCGGACCGGCGCGGCCTGCTGACTCTCGGCTGGCACCGCGAATGGCCGGCGATGGCCCAGTCGTACTCCGGGCCCGGGTCGCCGTACTGGGCGGCGAAGGGCATGCTGGGGCTGGCCCTGCCGGCCGATCATCCGGTGTGGACGTCGACCGAGCAGCCGCTGCCGGTGGAGCGGGCGGATCTGCTGGCGGCGCTGCCGGTGCCGGGCTGGCTGGTCGCCGGCACCCGCGACGACGGGGTGATCCGGGTGGTCAACCACGGCACCGATCACTCGACGCCGGGCGACGAGCGCGCCGACTCGCCGCTGTACGCCCGGCTCGGCTACTCGACCGTCACCATGCCGCCGCTGACCGGCGAGACCGTCGGCGACCCGTCGGACAACTCGATCACGCTCGTCGACGGATCAGGCCGGCGCAGCCACCGTAACGGTTTCCAGGCGGTCGACTGCCGCGTCGTCGACGGCGTGGGATGGGCCGTCTCCCAGGCCGCGACGCACTGGGTCGACACCGACGACGACACCGGCCCGGACCACGGCTCGGGCCGCGCCGGCCCGGTCCGCCGGGGGCCCGCGGTGACAATGGCAGCCCTGGTACGCGGACCGGTGGAGGTACGCCTGGCCCGGATCGACTCGACCGAGGGCCTCGACGCCGCCACCGTGCTGGAGTTCAGCGGCTGGCCGGTCGCGGCCGACGCGCCACCGGTCGTGCGGACCAGCACCTATCCGCCGACCGCGACGGTTGCCGATGGCCGATCGACGACGCGACTGATCGGGCTGGCCGGCTTCGTCATCGCGCAGGTACGCCGGGAGCACGCCACCTCGCCGTTGGGCGACGAGGTGGCGGTGCCGGTGCTGCGTACCGCGACGCCGCCGACCGTCGGCCAGGTGTACGTCGCGGTGGTCATCCTGGCCGGCGCGCAGGCGGACACCACCGGCCCGTTGCCGGCCGTGACGGTGACGGCCGACGGTGGGCAGCACCCGGTCACGGTCCGCTGGCCCGATGGGCACATCTCGACGGTGCTGCTGCCGGCCGCGCCCGGCTGA